CGCGACAAATCACGCATCACATTCACGGCTTCGGTGACCACGGTCGTGCCCCGTTGGGCGGTGCTGTCGGTTTGTTGCGAGGTGCTGTAAGCGATACTGGCCGCCTCCGCAACTGCTTGCTCGCGATCGACCTGATCGGTAATCACCGTGGCGAACTTCACCACTTTGTAGAGTTTGTCGTTGGCATCGACCACCGGATTGTAGGACGCCTCCAGCCAGACCGTACGCCCATGGCTATCGACCCGCTTGAAACGGGCAGCGACGAATTCACCACTGTTCAAGCGACGCCAGAAGTTTTGATAGTCGGCGCTGTTGTATTCCTCCGGCGTGCAGAACGTACGGTGATGTTTACCCTTGATTTGCGCGAGGCTGTAACCCATACCGTTGAGGAAACGGTCATTGGCGGTGAGCACGTTGCCGTTGAGATCGAACTCGATCACTGCCGTGGAGCGCACCAGCGCACCGATCAGGTTTTCATGCTCGCGGGAGGCTTCGATGGTGCGGGTCAGGTCGCTGGCGTAGACCGAAATGTGTCTGACGCGGCCATCGGAAGCGCGGACCGGTTGCACGATCGAACGCAGCCACGCCTCGCCACCATTGCCGCGCAGCAGACGCACAACACCGGCGAAATGTTCGCCTCGACTCATCGAGCTCTTGAAGCGCTGGTGGAATTCGTCGGTCTTGACGTGGGTCGGTACGATGTCTTCGATTGCCCGGCCGACCAGGTCCTGGCTGTTGTAGAACATTTCTTTGAGGAAGTTCTGGTTGACCGAGCGAATGCGCCCGTCCGGTTCGAGGGTCAACGCGAGCATCTCGCTTTCCAGGCTTTCCTTCACTTGTACAAGGCTGGAGAGTTCTTCACGGAGAGCGGCCAGCTCTTGCTTCAAGCGTTTATTGAACATGGGAAAGCACCGATGGCAGGGTAGTAAGCGGATACAACCTAGCCATCGGCCTTGAGGGGTTTTTCTGAAGAGAGCTCGATACCCGTCAGTCGAAAATAGTTCTGCGCTGGCGCGTCAGGCAGCGCCGGCCGCTTGACAGGGCCCAGTGCGCGGCAGGCGCGCGCCGAAATAAGCCGCGGTCAGAATTCCCACTGCGCCCATCACCGCGCAGAACATCACGCAGATCCATGGGCTCCACGGCATCAGACCAATCAACAACAGCGGTGTGATACTTGCCCATGCGGCGTAGGCAATGTTGTAAGTGAAGGAAATGCCTGACACACGAATACGCGCCGGGAACAGCCCCACCATCACCGATGGCACTGCACCGACGACCCCGCACGCCAGACCGGCCACCGCATAGGCAATGCCGATCCACTGGCCGCCCATGATCAGACAGCCATACAACACGCCGATGCCCAGCGGCAGCAACAGGCTGTAGAGCATGACCGTGCGCCAGGCGCCAATGCGATCGACCAGCAGCCCGGCAATCACGCAGCCAAGATTGAGGAAAACGATGCCCAAGGCACTGAGCCCGAAAGTGTGGCTGGCGGTCATGCCGAAGGTTTTCTGCATCATCGTTGGCGTGATGACCACGAACACCACCACCGCCGAGGTCAGCACGCATGTCAGCAGCATGGCCGGCAACATCGCCAGGCGATGTTCGCGCAGCACCGTGCGCAACGGCAATTCGACCCGCGCCTCACGCTGCGCTTCCATGGCCATGAACACCGGGGTTTCGCTGAGCCAGCGCCGCAGATAAACACCGACCACGCCGAACACGCCGCCCAACAGGAATGGATAGCGCCAGGCGTAATCGAGAATCTCGGACGGAGTGAACACCTGCGCGAGAAACGTCGCGGTCAGGGCGCCGATCAGGTAACCGAAGGTCAGACCGGCCTGCAAAAATCCGAGGGCGTAACCGCGATGGCCGGTCGGCGCATGCTCGGCGACGAAGACCCAGGCACTCGGCACTTCACCGCCCACCGCCGCGCCTTGAAGAATGCGCAGCGCCAGCAACAGCAATGGCGCGAAATAGCCGATTTGCGCATAGGTCGGCATGATCCCGATGAGCAGGCACGGCAGCGCCATCATCAGGATGCTCAGGCTGAAAACCTTTTTACGGCCCAGGCGATCAGCGAAATGCGCCATCAGAATCCCGCCCAGCGGCCGCGCCAGATAACCGGTGACGAAAATCCCGAAGCTCTGCAGCAGCCGCAGCCATTCGGGCATTTCCGGCGGGAAGAACAGCTGGCTGAGGGTCAGCGCGAAGAACACGAAGATGATGAAATCGTAGATCTCCAGCGCCCCGCCGAGCGCCGCGAGGCCAAGGGTCTTGTAGTCGGCGCGGCTGAACGGCGCCGGTCGGGCTGTGGAGTTGGCAGTCATGACAAAGAACTCAGGAATCGGCAAAAACCAAGGCGCCCATGGTCTACGCAAATGGGCGAATCGACAACCCGTTAGACCATAGTCCCGTTTTGCGAAAACCTGCTCAACAAAAGGGCGACGCTTGATTTACTGTGGGTGCCTGTATACAGGCCGAAACCGTACCCTGTAGGAGTGAGCCTGCTCGCGATGGCGTCCTTTCAGACACTGATGTGTTGAACGTAACGGCCCTATCGCGAGCAGGCTCACTCCTACAAGGGGTGTGTGGTTCGCAGCAATATCAAAATAACCATAAGAATCCGAGGTACATCACGTGGCCGTTGATATCGAAGATAGCCGCTCTGCGCGCTTTGCCCTGCGCTGTTCAAATTTTGCCGAACGCTGGTTTCCCGATTCCTGGGTGTTCGCTGCGTTGGCCGTGATCATCGTCGCGTTGGCCACGTTGGCCATGGGCGCCAAACCCAGCGCTGCGGCGATGGCGTTCGGTGACGGCTTCTGGAGCCTGATCCCGTTCACCATGCAGATGGCCTTTGTGGTGATCGGCGGCTACGTCGTCGCCAGCTCACCACCTGCGGTCAAACTGATCGACAAACTGGCACGGATCCCGAAGAACGGCCGCTCCGCTGTAGCCTGGGTGGCGCTGATCTCGATGGTCGCCTCGCTGCTCAACTGGGGCCTGTCGCTGGTGTTCGGCGGTTTGCTGGTGCGCGCCCTCGCCCGCCGCACCGATCTGAAAATGGATTATCGCGCCGCCGGAGCAGCGGCGTATCTGGGCCTCGGCGCGGTGTGGGCGTTGGGTCTGTCTTCCTCGGCTGCGCAGTTGCAGGCCAACCCCGCCAGCCTACCGCCATCGATCCTGTCGATCACCGGGGTGATCCCGTTCACCGAAACGATTTTCCTCTGGCAATCTGGCGTGATGCTGCTGGCACTGATCGTGATCTCGATCATCATCGCTTACGCCACTGCGCCCGGCCCGAACTCGGCACGCGACGCCAAGGCCTGCGGTATCGACCCGGCGTTCAATCTGCCGCCGCTGCAACCGCGCACCCGTCCCGGCGAATGGCTGGAACACAGCCCGTTGCTGATCATTGTGCTGGTACTGCTGGCGGCGGGATGGCTGTTCCACGAGTTTTCGACCAAACCGGCGATCACCGCAATTTCCGGCCTGAACACGTATAACTTCCTGTTCATCATGCTCGGTGCGCTGTTGCACTGGCGCCCGCGCAGCTTTCTCGACGCCGTGGCTCGCGCGGTGCCGACCACCACCGGCGTATTGATCCAATTCCCACTGTACGGCTCGATCGCCGCGCTGATGACCACAGTCAAAGGCGCTGATGCGCAAACCCTGGCGCATCACATCTCGACGTTCTTCGTCAGCATCGCTTCGCATGACACCTACGCGCTGCTGATGGGCGTGTACTCGGCGATACTCGGTTTCTTCATTCCGTCCGGCGGCGGCAAATGGATCATCGAAGCGCCGTACGTGATGCAAGTCGCCAATGATCTGCAATACCACCTCGGCTGGGCGGTGCAAATCTACAACGCCGCCGAAGCGCTGCCGAACCTGATCAACCCGTTCTACATGCTGCCGCTGCTCGGCGTGCTCGGCCTGAAGGCACGCGACCTGATCGGCTTCTCGTTCGTGCAATTGCTGGTGCACACGCCGCTGGTGCTGCTGTTGCTGTGGGCGCTGGGGACGACATTGGCACATACGCCGCCGGTGATGCCGTGACGTAGCCAAGGACTATAAATGGGCACGAATGCCCTGTGTGAGCCAGCCTGCTGGCTCACACTTCTATTGCCCGTCGGGCCTGCCTTCCACGTCAGGCCCAACTACTCGCCCAATGGCATAGCGCAACAATCCGCGGATGATGGCTTTTCTGTCAAACAGCGCTGATCCACTATGAAGCGCCCCTGACTCGCGGGGCCCACGCTGAAAAGGATCTGAGCATGTTTAATCTCACCGGACTTTCTCGCACCGCACTCACCCTCGCCGCGCTGACATTGAGCGCCACCGTCCACGCCGATGTCGCCTTGAAACTGGGCAGCACCGAACGCATCGGCCGCCTCTTCGCCTATCCCAACAATTGCAGCGTTATCTGCTTCCGCAACTGGACGCTGGAGCAGACTGTCGCCCACTACTTGAGTCAAAGCGTACAACGCGACGGCTATACCGATGTGAAGGTGCTGGTGAAAACCGACAACGGCGAGATCCACGCCGAGATTACCGGTGTGCCTGATGGTTATGGCAAGCCGTTGTCGGCGTTGCTCGACGCCGGTGATCTGGCATATACCGGCGCCTCTCAACTCAACGCTGATGGGAAATGGGCCTACAGCTGGTATCTGTTTCTGCCACTGGGCATGGCGCTGGAAAACCGTAAAAGCGTCGAGCTGTTGCATTTTCCGCCCGATTATTCGCTGACCCAGGCGCAGGACTATTTACGTTCGAACACCACTGATCGCTGGGCCGCACTGCTGACCGAGAATGGCATTCCGGCCGAGCAAACCCCGGCGTATCAGACCATCGTCGACATCGCGCCGATTGCCGCGCCGTCCAGCGCCGGCAAGGATCTGGAAGGCGTCTACGCCTACTTCAAGGATTACCAGACCAGCATGGTCAAACACATCAGCCAGAATCCCGGCGGCGCCGCTTTGCCGATGGTTGCGTTTGGTGCGCCCGTGCGTAACTGGATCAAACAGCAATACGGTCCGACCGTGAACGTGCTGGGCCTGGCGACGATCAGTCCAAGTGAAGGCGTGAAGGTGCCGGTACTCGGCTCCAATCACCCCAGCTATATCTGGTATGCGGCCGACCCGCAAAGTTACGACGGCGATCTGGCCAAAGCCGATGCAGCCGGTCTGAAGGTCATGGGGCAGGATTTGAGCGCCGCTTGCTGGCAGGCCGGGATGGGCAGCAAACCGGGCAGCGACGCACAGACAACGCTCAATCACTGCACGCAGACCTGGCAAGTCACGCAGAAGGTTAAAACTTGCGAATTGTTTTACACCTCGATCCGCGAGCTGAGCCCGGAGCAAGCGGCCGCCAAGTGCGCGAGTGCGTCGATCAAGACACAACTGCAACAACTCAAAGCGCCGTTACCCGCCGCTACGATTGCAGCACCGCACCTGTAACCGTCGATGCGTGAGGACCGCGTCAGCGAAGGCTGACGCGGGCAATGGTCTATGTCGCCTGTCAGATCTGACAGTAGACCGTTTGTTTCAAATAAGAGACGCTTGGATCCAATCCGCACATCCAAATCATGTGCGACCTTCCGGAGGCATCACCAGAACGAAGGAACGTTATGAACAATCAGGCTTATAGCCAACACCCGGCCCGCGATACCGAAGGGATTTACCCGTTCGCAGGGTTGCCCGTTCGCCTCGGTTTCCCGTCGATTGGCGACTTCCGAATCATTGTCGATGAGCAAGGCGTCGCGACGGCTATCGAGGCACGACGAGAATTTTCGCGCATCACGCGCATGTGCCGGGTTTCCGGACAGTTACTGCCCTATCGCTGTCGGCAGACACGGCAACTGCAACCCGGTATTCACATCTATGACCCACGGTTTTGCGGGCTGCTCGAGCACTCCTGTGATCCCAACGTCTTTCTGGATCTCAGCGAGTTATGGTTGTGGGCGTTGAAAGATATCAACGGCAGCGACCGGTTGACCATGGATTACGCCGCCACCGAAGCAAAACTGCTTCGCCAGTTCGCCTGCCATTGTGGTTCACCGCGCTGCCGAGGCTGGATCACCGGATACGACGAAGCCGCCAACATCGAAGGCCAGTGCTTTTTGCAGCACTGGCGCCACTCGAGGCATCGTTAAGCCGCTTTTACAGCGCACCCACTGGACGCAAGCGATATTGTGGCGGCAACTGCTCGAAGCCACTGATGGTCGTGTTCAGGCTCTTCCAGCGACCGTCCTTGATGCCGTAGATGCAGCCGTGGATCGACAGGCTCTGTCCGCGATGCCAGGCGTTCTGAACAATGCTGGTGTGCGCGACGTTGGCCACTTGCTGGATCACGTTGAGCTCGCACATCCGGTCGACCTGCTCTTCTTCGGTCGGCAATTTCGCCAGCTCTTCGCGTTTCTCGTAATACAGATCGCGGATCGAACGCAGCCAGCCGTCGATGAGGCCGAACTGACGATCCTGCATCGACGCACGTACGCCGCCGCAGCCATAGTGGCCAGTGACAAGAATGTGTTTGACTTTCAGCACATCCACCGCGTACTGGATCACTGACAGGCAATTGAGGTCAGTGTGCAGCACCACGTTGGCAACGTTGCGATGGACGAACAGATCGCCCGGCAGCATGCCGACGATTTCGTTGGCCGGCACGCGTGCGTCCGAACAGCCGATCCACAGGTATTCCGGAGTCTGCTGGCGCGCCAGTTTGGCGAAGAAATCCGGGTCTTCCTTGGTAATCGCGTCAGCCCAACGCTCGTTATTATCAATCAGGTCTTGTAGATCGTGCATGTTTAAGGCCTCAAGAAAGATGCGCTGGTATGACAGACAACCGCCGGTCGGGGTCACGCTGCCAGCCAAAGTGTTTCAGTTGGAATTCTCGCGCGCCCGGTGAGTCCACCTAGTAAGGCCCACAGTACGAGGAATTGCCATGAATGATTCACGACGCCCTTATGATGCGGTGCAACCGGAACCCATCGATGATAACGAAGACCGCATGGGCTCGGTGCACGAGCTGGATTTCGACGAAGACGAGCCAAGCGCGAAGATCGGTGATGAGCTGCCCGAGCGTGAACGTGAGCAACTGATGCCAGCGGAGCGGGTGCGTGAGGCGGGCATGACCGGGGCTTCGGTTGATGATCACCAACCTACTGACGATGACCTGAGCCCAGAGACTTTGATTCGCGAAGATGGCGCGCGTGATGCCGAGGAAGTTGGCGATGGCGATCAGGCGGATTGGGATTTGAGCGTGGTCGGGGAAAATGACATTGGCGGCGGTGACGGCCTCGATGAGGCGGAACTCGCGGATCTGGATCCGCTGAATGGCAAGCGATGATCCGCTGATTTGAAACTCGCTCCTTGTAGGAGCTGCCGAAGGCTGCGATCTTTTGATCTTGCTTTGAATCTCACAAAAACAAGATCAAAAGATCGCAGCCTTCGGCAGCTCCTACAGGGGGTTCAGTCGACCAGGGTGCAGGCCATGACCACGGCGTCTTCGCGCCCACCCACCGCCGGATAATAGTCCCGACGCCGGCCAATCTCGTTGAAACCGTATCGCTCATACAAACGGAATGCCGCCGCATTGCTGTCGCGCACTTCGAGAAAACACTCCCGCGCCTCAGCCGCATATGCCCGCGACATCAGGTGCTCGAGCAATGTCAGGCCCAGCCCGCGGCCCTGGCTTTCCGGCTTGACGGTGATGTTCAGCAGATGCGCCTCATCAAGAATGATCTGCACCACCCCGTGACCCACCTGTTGCTGCCCCTCGAACATCAGCCAGATCTGGTACTTGCCCAGGCCATCGAGAAAAATCCCGCGGGTCCACGGATGACTGTACGCGGCGTATTCGATCTTCAGCACAGCGTCCAGATCCGCCTCGGTCATCGGGCGGAAGGTTACAGCGTCACTCATTCGATTCTTTCCAGCGCGCCATCAGCCGACGCATGGCTTGCCACACAGCGGCTTTGCGCTGCGGCTCCTCCATTAACAATTCCAGACCGGGAATGGCCCAGGCCAGGCCCAGACCTTCGATCTGCAATTCACGATTGAACGCTTCGGCGTCCGCTTCGCCGGCAAAACGCACCGCCGGCAGGCCAATCAGCCACAGGCAAGCGCAGGGCGCAGCTTCCATTTGCAAGGAAAGAAAACCCTGGACGAAATCCCGCGCCGCGTCCGGGCCCTGATCCATGGTGCCGCGATTGAGCCACGGCCAGCGCACCGGCTCGCCGACGATCTGCGGCGCATCCGGCAGACCGGCGGCGCGCAGCATGTCCTTGAGCAACAGATAGGCCGGATCACGACTCTGAAACGCCTCACCGGTGGGTAACTCGACCAGCAACAGGCAACGCCCGGCGCGCAGCAATTGCAAGGCGAAACGTGGTGGCGGCACAGGGGCAGCTTTGGCGACAACCGGTGCGTCGTCGACCGCTTCCACCGGTTTCGCACCGGTACGGGTACTGGCCAGCGAGGGACGCGGCACGTCGATTTTCGGCCGTTCGGCGGGACGAGCAGCAGGCTGCACTGACGCTTCGGCCTGCGGCGCAAGCAATACCGGCGCTTCGGCCTCGGGCTCGGGCGGATCCAGCAGCTCTGGCCGCGACGGCGCGGCGAAAGGCAATTCTGTGCGCGGCAGCCAGTTGACCACCTGCATGGCGTTCAAATAGGCGCGGCGGCGGGACTCGATTAGCAAGGGTCGGCCACTTGTGGATAACTGAAGTGCGCTGATTCTAACGCCCTTCGCTCAAGA
This window of the Pseudomonas fluorescens genome carries:
- a CDS encoding MFS transporter yields the protein MTANSTARPAPFSRADYKTLGLAALGGALEIYDFIIFVFFALTLSQLFFPPEMPEWLRLLQSFGIFVTGYLARPLGGILMAHFADRLGRKKVFSLSILMMALPCLLIGIMPTYAQIGYFAPLLLLALRILQGAAVGGEVPSAWVFVAEHAPTGHRGYALGFLQAGLTFGYLIGALTATFLAQVFTPSEILDYAWRYPFLLGGVFGVVGVYLRRWLSETPVFMAMEAQREARVELPLRTVLREHRLAMLPAMLLTCVLTSAVVVFVVITPTMMQKTFGMTASHTFGLSALGIVFLNLGCVIAGLLVDRIGAWRTVMLYSLLLPLGIGVLYGCLIMGGQWIGIAYAVAGLACGVVGAVPSVMVGLFPARIRVSGISFTYNIAYAAWASITPLLLIGLMPWSPWICVMFCAVMGAVGILTAAYFGARLPRTGPCQAAGAA
- a CDS encoding short-chain fatty acid transporter gives rise to the protein MAVDIEDSRSARFALRCSNFAERWFPDSWVFAALAVIIVALATLAMGAKPSAAAMAFGDGFWSLIPFTMQMAFVVIGGYVVASSPPAVKLIDKLARIPKNGRSAVAWVALISMVASLLNWGLSLVFGGLLVRALARRTDLKMDYRAAGAAAYLGLGAVWALGLSSSAAQLQANPASLPPSILSITGVIPFTETIFLWQSGVMLLALIVISIIIAYATAPGPNSARDAKACGIDPAFNLPPLQPRTRPGEWLEHSPLLIIVLVLLAAGWLFHEFSTKPAITAISGLNTYNFLFIMLGALLHWRPRSFLDAVARAVPTTTGVLIQFPLYGSIAALMTTVKGADAQTLAHHISTFFVSIASHDTYALLMGVYSAILGFFIPSGGGKWIIEAPYVMQVANDLQYHLGWAVQIYNAAEALPNLINPFYMLPLLGVLGLKARDLIGFSFVQLLVHTPLVLLLLWALGTTLAHTPPVMP
- a CDS encoding lysine methyltransferase — translated: MNNQAYSQHPARDTEGIYPFAGLPVRLGFPSIGDFRIIVDEQGVATAIEARREFSRITRMCRVSGQLLPYRCRQTRQLQPGIHIYDPRFCGLLEHSCDPNVFLDLSELWLWALKDINGSDRLTMDYAATEAKLLRQFACHCGSPRCRGWITGYDEAANIEGQCFLQHWRHSRHR
- the can gene encoding carbonate dehydratase; this encodes MHDLQDLIDNNERWADAITKEDPDFFAKLARQQTPEYLWIGCSDARVPANEIVGMLPGDLFVHRNVANVVLHTDLNCLSVIQYAVDVLKVKHILVTGHYGCGGVRASMQDRQFGLIDGWLRSIRDLYYEKREELAKLPTEEEQVDRMCELNVIQQVANVAHTSIVQNAWHRGQSLSIHGCIYGIKDGRWKSLNTTISGFEQLPPQYRLRPVGAL
- a CDS encoding serine kinase/phosphatase gives rise to the protein MNDSRRPYDAVQPEPIDDNEDRMGSVHELDFDEDEPSAKIGDELPEREREQLMPAERVREAGMTGASVDDHQPTDDDLSPETLIREDGARDAEEVGDGDQADWDLSVVGENDIGGGDGLDEAELADLDPLNGKR
- the rimI gene encoding ribosomal protein S18-alanine N-acetyltransferase translates to MSDAVTFRPMTEADLDAVLKIEYAAYSHPWTRGIFLDGLGKYQIWLMFEGQQQVGHGVVQIILDEAHLLNITVKPESQGRGLGLTLLEHLMSRAYAAEARECFLEVRDSNAAAFRLYERYGFNEIGRRRDYYPAVGGREDAVVMACTLVD
- a CDS encoding energy transducer TonB, giving the protein MQVVNWLPRTELPFAAPSRPELLDPPEPEAEAPVLLAPQAEASVQPAARPAERPKIDVPRPSLASTRTGAKPVEAVDDAPVVAKAAPVPPPRFALQLLRAGRCLLLVELPTGEAFQSRDPAYLLLKDMLRAAGLPDAPQIVGEPVRWPWLNRGTMDQGPDAARDFVQGFLSLQMEAAPCACLWLIGLPAVRFAGEADAEAFNRELQIEGLGLAWAIPGLELLMEEPQRKAAVWQAMRRLMARWKESNE